aaaggcaaatttggtatctctatctctatatatatatattctgaaagtacacgttataaggatttcatttcaccccccttttacatatgcacaacttattgttttcagagccacacaatttgaagttcaacagtgtgtgtcaatggcagaactagtatatgactcggtacacacttagtatggcctggtacctacaaaggcgaacttggtataaatatctatatattatactgaaagtacacgttataaggatttcatttcaccccccttttacatatgcacaacttattgtcttcagagccacacaatttgaagttcaacagtgtgtgtcaatggcagaactagtatatgactcggtacacacttagtatggcctggtacccacAAAGGCAAAGTTGGTattaatatctatatatatatatatatatatatattctgaaagtacacgttataaggatttcatttcaccccccttttacatatgcacaacttattgttttcagagccacacaatttgaagatcaacagtgtatgtcaatgtgaggcttagtatgtgactcggtacacacttagcagggcctggtacctacaaaggcaaatttggtataaatatctatatatattctgaaagtacacgttataaggatttcatttcaccccccttttacatattcacaacttattgttttcagagccacacaatttgaagtttaacagtgtgtgtgtcaatggaagaactagtatatgactcggtacacacttagtatggcctggtacctacaaaggcgaatttggtataaatatctatacatattctgaaagtacacgttataaggatttcatttcaccccccttttacatatgcacaacttattgttttcagagccacacaatttgaagatcaacagtgtatgtcaatgtgaggcttagtatgtgactcggtagagagttagtatggcctggtacctacaaaggcgaacttggtataaatatctatatatatatactgaaagtacacgttataaggatttcatttcacccccctttgacatatgcacaacttattgttttcacagccacactatttgaagttcaacagtgtgtcaATAGAAGGCCTAGTGACTTGGTACAGACTTGGTATTGCCTggtactacaaaggcgaacttggtataaatatctatgtgTATTCTGAAAGTATATGTTATAAGGAGTCCATTTTACCCCCTTTtaaatatgcacaacttattgttttcatagCCACACAATTTAAAGTTCAATAGTATTGTGTATAGTATGGCAGGCCtagggtaggctatatgagtccgtacagagttagtatggcaCCTATAAAGACAAATTTGGCATAAATatctattctgaaagtacaagTCCATTTTAGCCTACGGTagcactttattttaatgtgtcgctgttacagtgtacctacctgattaggtacagtggtacaacctgtgtaacaacatgtactatcaggtactatcattgtacttgcattatgtatttgtgggtacctacatatagttgttacattgtaatactgagtgcttttacaaaactttgccaatttgccaaaactttcatcagaggcaaagagctgacctgagacctgctggatggggtaaatctggtcatggtagatttgatatacaaaccattcttagctccggtcaaggcctcattgtcttcagtgtacatgtaacagctgtgctgctacaaccttgttactctttgatacagtggaataaacgtattaagtgtaccagttaattacttacatgtacatatgacatgtatgttgtgtctttgatgtcttggaacaggtctactaattcacatgtactatgtggtgtaacagcagacacgtttcaacacatcaattacacattacaggatgcatgacatcattgacaggatgtatataatttgtacatgtaagtacttaactggtacactttattttaatgtgtttattccactgtatcaaaagagtaataaatgtgtaccgacacagttgatacatgtactacagtatgtagggtaatggcagacatgttccaagacaccaatgacacaacatacatgtaatatgtaattgtaagtacttaactggtacacttcattttaatgggtttatgccactgtataaaagagcaataaatgtgtaccaacacagttaatatatgtactatgtagtgaattagtcgacctgttccaagacatcgaagacataacatacatgtcatatgtacatgtaagtaattaactggtacacttaataggtttattccactgtatcaaagtgtaacaaggttgtagcagcacagctgttacatgtactctgaagacaatgaggccttgactggagctaagaatggtttgtatatcaaatctaccatgaccagatttaccccatccagcaggtctcagatcagctctttgcctctgatgaaaatgtaggcaaattggcaaagttttgtaaaagcactcagtattacaatgtaacaactatatgtaggtacccacaaatacataatgcaagtacaatgatagtacctgatagtatatgttgttacacaggttgtaccactgtacctaatcaggtaggtacactgtaacagcgacacattaaaataaagtgttacctagcCGACCACCTAAGTTTGAACTAAGTGTGGAAGGATTACCTTTTTCATGAACATGACCTAAAATAACACTATTATCAAATAACAATTATATTAATGCAAAGTATAATCGTATAAAAACATTAACTTTAAATAAATGTATAGTACATTATAATCCCCTTTTTTCTATGTTAGTTTTTGTTCCCctcttttaatagtagcctacatcaggaGATGGCGACGTTTGTCCAGAGAaagtccgtagacgggctctggttggTCTTGCCTTGCATTGAGAAAGGTGTTGCGTGAGATCACTTCCGTTCAATTTCAAGGATGTTAGCAAGACAATTCTGCTACAATTACAACATTTGCACAGGCTAAGTTTCAGCAACATGTTTACATTTCGTGTAAACCtttgaaatacactgaaaaccGAATTTTAACCTAATTTATCTGATCGTTCGTACCTTTATTTTGACGCTTTTCGCCGCCATATTGCCCGCTATTGTCGCGTACTGTCGCTTACTGTCGCTAGCTCCACGGAACTTAGTCTGCtcttcttcagctgtgcttctaCTGACCAAGAATCTGCATTGCTGCCCTCTACTGGTCTGGGGTGTACCTATTCACATATTACCTTAAGTTACACTGATCTTCAACTCCACTGTAGCACAATGGCCAAGGCACTTGCCTCACAAACGGGCAACCCAGGTTCAAAACCCCCCATCCAAGCAAAAGGGAAAGAAAACTAGTTTTCTTAAGGAAACATATGAAGAAAACTATTCTTGATCAaggcacacacatccaaacCTGTCTAAGACATAGTTATAGATTACTTCACTCATCTTTTCCAACTTAACCTTGACCTCTTTCTCCATCAACCCTTctgtactcctctctctcttctgagaCTGGGTTTCTGattgcatacatacataaatacatacatacatacaaagtaTTTGGAACcacatgggaaaaaaaaaaaaaaaaaaaaaaaaaaaaaacgtacctTGTGTGTCAGACTCACGCTGTACCTCAGTGTCACTGTCTACATTCTCTGAGATAAGGAAGGAGATGGAAATGACAAATCGTAAAGTGGCAATTAATTTGATTGTCTGACGTAAACAACTGTAGCTGAAACATGACTTAAACCTGTTAATTTTTCTATCTAAAGTCTACACTTTACACAGAAATATGTGAAGACAGACATCAGTCTTTGTAGTATGAAAATACATATCTTGTGTGTCAGACTCACCCTGTGCCTCATGGTCACTGTCAAGGTTCACACTCTCTGAGATGAGCAAGGGGATGAAAGTCAAAAGGTACCAATTCATTTTATAATACATGATTTGACCTGGACATTTTTTAAGCTTAACCTTTTACCTTTTACACAGAAATGTGTGAAGAAAAACATCAGAAATACCTTCTGGACCGATTGTGATGTCATCCAGGCCTTTGCCTTTGAATTCTGCCAAACGCCCCTGTTCAAGAGCCAAGAGGACTTTGCTAATTTTAGCAAGTTGAAGGGTCCCTTCAGGCAGCCTGTAAAATTGCCGATGGACTCTGACATCATGGCCAAGGAAATTGGCTAATTGGTCCAGCTCTGTATTACTGAGGTTGAGAACTTGAGAGAGTGTTCCGGTTTGCTTGCGCAGTTTTGTAGAAGTGAGACTTGTGTAGTTTGCAATACCACAGACCTTGGCAAAATCTCTGATACAATCAGAACCACGGTAGCAGGTCAATACAGACGGCCTGGCAAATAGGTAGCCATTTTCCTTAAGAATCCCACACTCAAGTCGCTTGGCAACAAGGAGGTCCAACGATCTCTGCATTTCTGGAGTTAGGAGGACAGGgacctttcttcctctttttcctcGTATCTCCAACCTCCTGAAATGCTGACAGAGTTTTTTCTCTAGCTCTGAAAGCGCCATACCCACATCTTCCTGCAGATCTACTGGATTTGGAGCAAAATAGGTAGAGAGGGGCATTTTTGAAACTTCTCCTGTTCTACGTCGGTTGAACATCATGACTTGTGTCAAAGTGATTTTAGTCAGATGTAGCCAAGTGTTTTTAGACGGCTCTGAGGACAGTTCGTTGTAAAACTGTTCCTGCTGCATGTCCAAATAGGAGTGGAGTTTCTGAACATCCTTAGTGAACGGAATCAACTGAGGAACATTCCATTTCGATTCATGCATTGTTCTCAGTGATGCAGCTGAAATGAGTTCGTTCCATCTGGCTTCGTACACTGAGCGGAACCTACGAGCATCTTTTGCTGCTGGTTGGTTGTTTTGCATACTTGCACGGGCTTCAAGAAGCAGCGATATCTTCACCAGACTATGCCCAATTTTTAGTGCAAGACTTGGACGCTTGTAGGTGCTGGATTCAGAGACAAAGCCAGCCACGAGTTGCACAGCTTGCACAACATGCATGAAATTTTCAGGCTTCATGTGATCTTCGATGGTCTTCAAGGGAGTGGTTTTCCTCGAACAAATCAAAAGCCTTCCCAGTTCCCTCATTTTCTGACGGATATATTCATGTTTGCCAACATCATATCCATGCTTGTTATGCAAATGCACACCATACTCCATGATCCAGACATCAGATTTAACTGCAAAGTAAACGTCATCTTGAATCATATGGTTTAGGACCTTCCAGAATTCTGCTTTGACTCCAGGTGGTGGTGGTACAGCAAAAGCACAAAGTGCTTGCACCCGTGTTTTGCCAGGCTTCGTAGGGCCACTAGGCTTAAACTTGCATATCATCATGTGGCGCCACATAACTTTCTTTGTGAAATAGCCTTGACAATATATACAGTGATCAAAATCTCTGGGTTTAGAATCATCTTTTGGTTGTTTCCGAGGAACAAGCTTTCCAACACCAGTATTTAAGACCTCAGAATTGTGGGCGAAGTTGCCTCTATTTCTCAAATGTTCCAGATGCAGTCTTCTTTGTTTAGAACCTTTTGGAAAAGACCCAGCCTGTGCAACTTCTTTCTCGTTTTTATGAGCACGCTCTAAATGCCTGGCCATTTTTATAAATCCCTTTTTACAGTATAAACAGTACTGTTTTTTGTTATATTGTCGTGATCCATCCTCTTTTTTACAGACAGCAGGTACGGTAAGTAAGTCGTCAGCTACATCTGAAGTGGGGGAAGTAGTACTGTCAGGACAAACCAGTGTCGAGCTTCCATGAGGGTCTTCAGTGTATGAAGTTTCTGATGACTGTCCACCAAAAGAATGTGTTCGGCAACAGGATACACTTCTGGAATGGTGCCTTTTCCGTTTCAAAGCACTGCCCTTTCGTACGAGTGAGCGTCCCCTTAATGTAATTTTCTTCTGATTGGATGTTTCAAAAACTTCACTGGTGTCCGTTTCATCAGATGAATCCTCGCTTGTATCAGGAACATATTCTTCTTCACTTTCATCTGATGTCTCAAAAAGCTCATAGGAATCAAAATCGGTTTGTCTGTTaatctttgggggggggggataaaataaataaaaatagctCAGTTACTTAACTTTTTCAATGCAGTTTTATATCAAATGAACCAACTATAATGTCCATCTTCATTAGTGCCTTGATTACCTGAATGCTTTTGGTCCTCCTCAGTTTAGGGACATAAGGCTGGTCTTGGTCTGAGGACTCCTGAATTAGATTACATCTCTAGAGTATCACAAATCAACAGCACATTGATAAAtaagaacaaaataaaataagtgATAAAAAGAAATATAGAATATAGAAAGACAAAGGAAAACACAGGAATACTTAATGGTAACGAAGGTTACTTTTTAATCTTTTTACCTAAGTGGTAATAGATATTAATTATAAGTCAATGGTCATGTTCAAATTCACAtgtaaaatgtgtaaaaaaaaaaatgcatagaAATAAACTGCGGACTGTAAATCATTTGAAAACATTTCAATGACAGAATTTGGCCATTGTGGTCCACGAATTTCCATCAGCTTGGTCATATGTAATGACTATCGTTCTTTATAGAGAACAAGAAGTTGATCTTTTCTACAATAGCAACTGAAAAGAAAATTCCATACCTTTTTCTTGGGCGAAAGCAGACCACAGTGTTCAGGTGTTTCATAACGGTCAGCTAGTCCAGACTCAATCACAGTACGTTTCTCTCCAATCTAAAAGACAATGTTTAAGGAATAACTAGAAATGAACAAATATTATTTATGTGCACAACCAACAACCATTAAAGCCACAAAACTGACaaaaatggagtggaatggggaaaaaaggaatggagaaaaaaaagcgCAACAATTTCAAATGTACCGAATTTAGTCAAACACTGTTTTAGGAAAACAAGGTAAAGGGTAGTTAACTCTtcaggcgccagaggtttttggGAAAATTATACGATTTGGGCAGCAAGACTTCAAAAGACTGGCTTAAAAGTGGCTAAAGATAAAGACTTGGTGTATATGAGAAAAATGTTCTGTATGGCCTAAAGTTCATGTGTAGTGTAATTCTgggctaatttgcatatagtgaAGTCATAGGCAGAGTCACAAAGGCAGCCACTCCAAAGCGCACAGCTCCCCATTTTGCACGCGAATCAAACAACCATCATCTTTGCTAGTTCTTATTTTTGTTACATCCCTGACACTTCTTACATATCCACCAGCTTTACAACATACACTTTGACTATGTTTACACCTGCTACACCCACTTATACAGTGTTCAAACAAGCCCCGTATTCGTGTGCTTCATGGGTGGTTCATTGCCATCATTATTTGTCGCCATTTCTAGCCTTATTTTCACTACCCCTGGTGCCTTTGCATCCCCACCAGTTCTCATACTAACATTACAATAACATTTACCTCTGCAAACATCATCCATGTTGGTCAATGAGCTCGAACAAACATTGTGTGCTTTGTGAAATCGTGACTATCAGCTGGCAGCGGTAAACATTATGCTGAGAAGCAATGCAAATAAGACGATCATTAGATGATCAATCGTTATCTTCCCAAAGGAAATATACAGTAGATAATACATTAACAAACCCAATTCTGCAATATCGATGACCTTTTTATTTAAAATTTAGTGTAATTCAGCTTGAATTTAGTCGCATTTGGCAGCATCCCGACTTCCGGATCTGGCTTTAACTCGAGGGTTTCATGCGGTTGTTTGAATGCATTTCCCCATGTAATTTTCAATAGAAACATGACGTCATCTTGAGCTGACATCGAAGTACTACatgtctgccaactagtggaGGGGAGTTCAAACTAAATTTGACACCGTATTTGACAAAATCGTCTGTTTTATTCAATACGGCACCTTGTCGACTTTAGTTCAGGAAATAGTGCCACGTAATAGTTCATGTTCCGAACTTTGAGGTGGACGAACGCACGCTAAAGTAGGTCTCTGGCCAATGTCCTATGGCAATGCTGCAGGACCACCCTGGTGGCGCCTGCTTCCGCAGCAGCTCTCAGTGATGCGGCAAGACCACGCTGGTGGAGAGCATGCGAGAAGCAGTTTACGCAGCGTCTCTTGACAGTTGTTTGTCTCTTGCGACTGCGCGGCAGGCATTGGCGGGAGACCGAACGCTAAAGAGTGCTAAGGGATATTAAAGCAACGTATATACGTCAGAGGTTGATTAGTGGATTTAAGCCATTAGTTGGAATGAATGTATTACTTAAAAGGGTGTCAGGCAAGGTTGCAGGTCTGGATTCTGGAGCGTAGAACCATGCCAATTCTGATGACTGCATCAGTATACGATGCACATTCTCCAAGCACCCCTCTGGATTAAATCAGGGTAAAATGAGATATTTAGGACCGAACAGTCTGAACTGGTgaatggggagggggtgggtgtgAGCGCAAAGTAAAGCTGAGTCACCGACGGGTGAGATGTGTATAAGTAACCTCTGACTGCAGAGGAGGAGTGGCATATTTCGTCATGTTCCTCTTGAACCTACGTTAGTAAACGCCATTTAACATTACAACTAACATTGACCTGTTTGTGCACAAGAACAGCAATTAAAATGAATTACAAGGCCACACTCACATCTTCAATATTGTGTCTTCCATGTTGATGACTTAAGTTACAAACATTTGAATTTTACCTGACAAGAAAATGGTGTGGTTGGTCATACCTAAAAACTAATTTTCTGACACGAACAAGAAGTTATTCTTTCCTGGAAGAGCAACCGAAATGAAAATCATTACCTTTTTCTTGGAAACTGACGAAAGCACTGCAGGCTGCTGGGATGTTTGAGGGGCCTCTACTGCTGTAGAATTAGTCACAACGGGTTCCTCTTCGATCTGAAAACGATGTTCAACAACATTCAAGAATAGCTGGTTGTCGGTACTTTCTTACTAATTCATATCACCACAAACAATTCCTAAgacatacacaaaaaaacacatagttatagtacagtatatactgtaaaGTTATACATTATAGTTAAAAATCCCATGTTAATGTTTAATCAAAACCCTAAAAAGCCATTAGAAGAGGTTCAGGAATAGTGTCTGAAGATTCTCATTCATCCAGGTCATGGTAGCCAAGTTCAGTTAGTTAAGCCAACTggacttctttttttttgacaTACTAATTATGTTAATTAGTGAGTCATGTGACCCATTGTCACATGATGAGGGGTGTGGCCTACAGTTCACAGTTCTGAACAACAATGAATATCATTAATTGTTAATGAGAAAATGTAGCTATCGTGGTCCCCAGAATTCCACCAGACCAGAAAATTGTGTGCTTGGTCACACCTAACCACTATTCTTCCAATAGACATTTTAATAATAGGTTGATGTGGTCCCCTCAAGGTGCAAAAACCAGAATGTGCTTGGCACTAAATATAAGATGGGTTCCACTGATCACAACACTTTTCCTTTTTCTAtcatacagttttttttttattaaaaataacAGTTAAAGACCCTATCAATTGAATATTCTTTCATGGGGAGCCAGTGAAATGAACTCATTACCTTTTTCTTGGACACTGTCGAAAGCACTGCAGGCGGCTGAGATGTTTTAGGGGCCTCTACTGCGGCAGATTTGGTCATAAGACGTTTCTTTCCAATCTGAAAAACAATGTTCAACAACATTCAGGAATAGCTAcaacatgcacaataaaaatacaaattgtgtgggggggggggggggggggaaatcatGTGTTCTTGTTGCATCTGAAGTCTCAAAAAGTCTAGAGGTTAAGGTGCAGTTAGGTGCATGCTAAAGCAGTCATCACCACATTTCTGAGTAAAACTTACCTGTACACGAAAGTGGCAGTACGTgttccatacaaacacaccatcatatcaaagttcatgtctaaaccatgttgtttatctaaatttctaatgtctgaactaaaattaatatcattaattgttaataacaaAATGTAGCTATCGTggtctagcctagaaatctagacgcaccctagcggcggcaaattaatttgctcagcctgtacgtctagtattgaaccatagggatttctattggcttagcaccgtggatgttctccaatcacagcgctctattttgatagagagtcttaaggcgggcttaacaggataacgacagtcctgcgactgaacaacaagaaaggtggctatggcgaacgaagagaggttgtttgaatcggcgttggcgtcaactttggaggagttggacttgtgcttttctttgaaagttgagcaacacaatggacttaagtcattactttcgaagaaggatgtatttgcagttttgccgaccggatacggatatggtcgtagcgctggcctattgcatgcctaggcagtttgaaagacaattctctgcccgccccttggattaagcgaggtgaatggttcgatgccagactatacatctcaatgatataggatggcacCGCCAGGCTAATCGTGGTCCCCAGAATTGCACCAGACCAGAAAATTGTGTGCTTGGTCACACCTAACCACTATTCTTCCAACAATCGGTTGGTGTGGTCCCCTCAAGGTGCAAAAACCAGAATGTGCTTGGCACTAAATATTAAAGATGGGTTCCACTGATCACAACACTATTCCTTCTTCTATCTAACagtttttatttaaaataacaGTTAAAGACCCCATCAATTGAATATTCTTTCAGAAGGGAGCCAGTGACATAACTCATTACCTTTTTCTCGGACACTGATGATAGCACTGCAAGCTGCGGAGATGTTTCAGGGGCCTCTAAAAGCTGCGGAGATGTTTCAGGGGCCTCTACTGCAGGAGACATGGTCTCAACTGGTTCCTCTTCAATCTGAAAAACAATGTGAAA
This DNA window, taken from Alosa sapidissima isolate fAloSap1 chromosome 11, fAloSap1.pri, whole genome shotgun sequence, encodes the following:
- the LOC121724336 gene encoding uncharacterized protein LOC121724336 isoform X8, encoding MTTNRKAPERDALEHVVKAIDKTAHLEVKFINSVKGRGVFAKSHFEKGNFVVEYRGQLIKSEESQRRRRVYHSQCAVFLFDFYWQERLWCIDAAQEDGSLGRLVNDENIRPNCKMKKLIVEGKPHLCLFALRNIIPGEEITYNYGGTDWPWRNKIEEEPVETMSPAVEAPETSPQLLEAPETSPQLAVLSSVSEKKIKEEPVETMSPAVEAPETSQQLAVLSSVSKKKIGKKRLMTKSAAVEAPKTSQPPAVLSTVSKKKIGKKRLMTKSAAVEAPKTSQPLAVLSTVSKKKIEEEPVETMSPAVEAPETSPQLLEAPETSPQLAVLSSVSEKKIGKKRLMTKSAAVEAPKTSQPPAVLSTVSKKKIGKKRLMTKSAAVEAPKTSQPLAVLSTVSKKKIEEEPVETMSPAVEAPETSPQLLEAPETSPQLAVLSSVSEKKIKEEPVETMSPAVEAPETSQQLAVLSSVSKKKIGKKRLMTKSAAVEAPKTSQPPAVLSTVSKKKIGKKRLMTKSAAVEAPKTSQPLAVLSTVSKKKIEEEPVETMSPAVEAPETSPQLLEAPETSPQLAVLSSVSEKKIEEEPVETMSPAVEAPETSPQLLEAPETSPQLAVLSSVSEKKIGKKRLMTKSAAVEAPKTSQPLAVLSTVSKKKIEEEPVETMSPAVEAPETSPQLLEAPETSPQLAVLSSVSEKKIGKKRLMTKSAAVEAPKTSQPPAVLSTVSKKKIEEEPVVTNSTAVEAPQTSQQPAVLSSVSKKKIGEKRTVIESGLADRYETPEHCGLLSPKKKRCNLIQESSDQDQPYVPKLRRTKSIQINRQTDFDSYELFETSDESEEEYVPDTSEDSSDETDTSEVFETSNQKKITLRGRSLVRKGSALKRKRHHSRSVSCCRTHSFGGQSSETSYTEDPHGSSTLVCPDSTTSPTSDVADDLLTVPAVCKKEDGSRQYNKKQYCLYCKKGFIKMARHLERAHKNEKEVAQAGSFPKGSKQRRLHLEHLRNRGNFAHNSEVLNTGVGKLVPRKQPKDDSKPRDFDHCIYCQGYFTKKVMWRHMMICKFKPSGPTKPGKTRVQALCAFAVPPPPGVKAEFWKVLNHMIQDDVYFAVKSDVWIMEYGVHLHNKHGYDVGKHEYIRQKMRELGRLLICSRKTTPLKTIEDHMKPENFMHVVQAVQLVAGFVSESSTYKRPSLALKIGHSLVKISLLLEARASMQNNQPAAKDARRFRSVYEARWNELISAASLRTMHESKWNVPQLIPFTKDVQKLHSYLDMQQEQFYNELSSEPSKNTWLHLTKITLTQVMMFNRRRTGEVSKMPLSTYFAPNPVDLQEDVGMALSELEKKLCQHFRRLEIRGKRGRKVPVLLTPEMQRSLDLLVAKRLECGILKENGYLFARPSVLTCYRGSDCIRDFAKVCGIANYTSLTSTKLRKQTGTLSQVLNLSNTELDQLANFLGHDVRVHRQFYRLPEGTLQLAKISKVLLALEQGRLAEFKGKGLDDITIGPEESVNLDSDHEAQENVDSDTEVQRESDTQVQKRTQSVLRLNERESSSDGDDRRKSVQKKKSKTIHKPQKRRPWETEEIAAVEKHMRNFILTCNVPRKCDCDKCLKSEPVALKNRDWKALKFYIKNRITALKRKM
- the LOC121724336 gene encoding uncharacterized protein LOC121724336 isoform X15, translating into MTTNRKAPERDALEHVVKAIDKTAHLEVKFINSVKGRGVFAKSHFEKGNFVVEYRGQLIKSEESQRRRRVYHSQCAVFLFDFYWQERLWCIDAAQEDGSLGRLVNDENIRPNCKMKKLIVEGKPHLCLFALRNIIPGEEITYNYGGTDWPWRNKIEEEPVETMSPAVEAPETSPQLLEAPETSPQLAVLSSVSEKKIKEEPVETMSPAVEAPETSQQLAVLSSVSKKKIGKKRLMTKSAAVEAPKTSQPPAVLSTVSKKKIGKKRLMTKSAAVEAPKTSQPLAVLSTVSKKKIEEEPVETMSPAVEAPETSPQLLEAPETSPQLAVLSSVSEKKIKEEPVETMSPAVEAPETSQQLAVLSSVSKKKIGKKRLMTKSAAVEAPKTSQPPAVLSTVSKKKIGKKRLMTKSAAVEAPKTSQPLAVLSTVSKKKIEEEPVETMSPAVEAPETSPQLLEAPETSPQLAVLSSVSEKKIKEEPVETMSPAVEAPETSQQLAVLSSVSKKKIGKKRLMTKSAAVEAPKTSQPPAVLSTVSKKKIGKKRLMTKSAAVEAPKTSQPLAVLSTVSKKKIEEEPVETMSPAVEAPETSPQLLEAPETSPQLAVLSSVSEKKIEEEPVETMSPAVEAPETSPQLLEAPETSPQLAVLSSVSEKKIEEEPVETMSPAVEAPETSPQLAVLSSVSEKKIGKKRLMTKSAAVEAPKTSQPPAVLSTVSKKKIEEEPVVTNSTAVEAPQTSQQPAVLSSVSKKKIGEKRTVIESGLADRYETPEHCGLLSPKKKRCNLIQESSDQDQPYVPKLRRTKSIQINRQTDFDSYELFETSDESEEEYVPDTSEDSSDETDTSEVFETSNQKKITLRGRSLVRKGSALKRKRHHSRSVSCCRTHSFGGQSSETSYTEDPHGSSTLVCPDSTTSPTSDVADDLLTVPAVCKKEDGSRQYNKKQYCLYCKKGFIKMARHLERAHKNEKEVAQAGSFPKGSKQRRLHLEHLRNRGNFAHNSEVLNTGVGKLVPRKQPKDDSKPRDFDHCIYCQGYFTKKVMWRHMMICKFKPSGPTKPGKTRVQALCAFAVPPPPGVKAEFWKVLNHMIQDDVYFAVKSDVWIMEYGVHLHNKHGYDVGKHEYIRQKMRELGRLLICSRKTTPLKTIEDHMKPENFMHVVQAVQLVAGFVSESSTYKRPSLALKIGHSLVKISLLLEARASMQNNQPAAKDARRFRSVYEARWNELISAASLRTMHESKWNVPQLIPFTKDVQKLHSYLDMQQEQFYNELSSEPSKNTWLHLTKITLTQVMMFNRRRTGEVSKMPLSTYFAPNPVDLQEDVGMALSELEKKLCQHFRRLEIRGKRGRKVPVLLTPEMQRSLDLLVAKRLECGILKENGYLFARPSVLTCYRGSDCIRDFAKVCGIANYTSLTSTKLRKQTGTLSQVLNLSNTELDQLANFLGHDVRVHRQFYRLPEGTLQLAKISKVLLALEQGRLAEFKGKGLDDITIGPEESVNLDSDHEAQENVDSDTEVQRESDTQVQKRTQSVLRLNERESSSDGDDRRKSVQKKKSKTIHKPQKRRPWETEEIAAVEKHMRNFILTCNVPRKCDCDKCLKSEPVALKNRDWKALKFYIKNRITALKRKM